In Nocardioides daphniae, the DNA window CGGCACCAGCAGGCCGAGCATCAGCACCAGCGGCCAGGTCCAGCCGTCGGTCGCGCCGTGCACCAGCCCGACCACGAACGGGCCGGGCGCCGCGATCAGGTAGCCGACCGACTGCGCGAAGCCTGACAGTGCAGCGGTGCCCTCGGGCGTCCGCGCGCGCAGGCTGATCAGCACCAGGATCAGCGGGAAGGTCATCGCTCCGACGCCGCTCAGGGCTGCCCACAGTGGCGCCACCCGCTCCGGGAGCACCAGCAGCCCGACGAAGGCGACCGGGTAGCAGGCCATCACCGCGAGCATCAGCGGGCGCTGGTCGTGGACCCGGCCGACCAGTGTCGGCAGCACCAGGCTGAGCGGGATGCCGACCGCGGCGATGACGCCGACGAAGAGGCCCGCCTCGGTCGCGGAGTAGCCGTTGTCGCGCCACAGCTGCGCGAACCAGCCGAACATCGTGTACGCGAGTGCGGACTGCACGCCGAAGAAGCCGGCGAGGGCCCAGCCCAGCGGCGTACGCGCGACCTGGCCGAACGTGATCGTGGCCGCGCGCTCCTCGGGTCGCCGGTCGTGAACCATCAGGCTGATCCACGGCAGGGCGGCGAGTGCAGCCAGCACGGCCCACAGCCCCAGCCCCCAGCGCCAGCTGCCGAGGGCGTCGGAGACCGGCACGGTGGCGGTGAAGGCGAGGGTGAGCCCGACCGCCATCGCGGTCGTGTAGAGCGCGGTCGCGGTGCCGATCCGCCGCGGGAAGTGCAGCTTGACCAGCGAGGGCGTCAGCACGTTGGCGCAGGCCATGCCCGAGACCGCGAGCAGGGTGAAGAGCAGGAAGAGCACCTGGTCACCGGTGAGTGCGCGCAGGGTGAGCCCGGCGACGACGGAGACCAGGGAGAGGAAGAGCACCCGGTGCAGTCCCACCGTGCGCGCCAGCCAGGGCGCCGCGGCGCCGACGAGCGCGAAGGCGAGCACCGGCAACGAGGTCAGCAGGCCGGCCGTGGGGGCGAGAGGTCGAGGCCCGCACGCACCTCCGCGAGGACCGGTCCGACGCTCACCGCCGCGGGTCTCAGGTTGAGGGCCAGGAGGACCAGACCGAGGAGGACGAGTGTGCGGTTGCGGGGGGACACCTGATTCATTCTCGTCCCGCCCACCCCCGCCCGACGAAATCGGAGATGGCGGCCCGGCCGGGCTACCGTGTGGCCGTGCCACGTACGCAGCCCGAGCAGCAGGCCCCGCCCGTCCAGCGACTTCGCGTCCGCTACGCCAAGCGGGGACGTCTGCGCTTCACCAGCCACCGCGACTTCTCGCGTGCCTTCGAGCGGGCGATCTTCCGCGCACGCCTGCCCATGGCGTACTCCTCGGGATTCAACCCGCACCCGCGCATCTCGTACGCCGGGGCCGCGCCGACCGGATCGGCGTCCGAGGCGGAGTACCTGGAGATCGGCCTGGCGCAGGTGCTCGACCCGGCCGAGGTGCACCGCATGCTCGACGAGTCGCTGCCCGACGGCCTCGACGTGCTCGAGGTCGTGGAGTCGCCCGGCGGCTCGCTGGCCGATCTCCTGCAGGCCAGCCGCTGGCGCATCACGCTGCCCGGCGCCGGTGACCTCAACGGTCTCGTGGAGGCCTTCCTGGCCGCGGAGACGGTGACCGTGGAGCGGATGACGAAGAAGGGCCTGCGCGAGTTCGACGCCCGCGCCGCCGTGCTCTCCCTCGAGGCGCAGACCTCGGGCGACGTCACGGTGCTCGACGTCGTCATCGAGCACGTGGTCCCGGCCGTGCGCCCCGACGACGTGCTGACCGCGCTGGCCTCGGTGGGGGAGTTCCCGACCGGGATCGTGCCGCTGCTGACCCGGGTCGCCCAGGGCCCCCTGGAGCGTGCGACCGGCACGGTGCGCGACCCGCTGACGCCTGCGTCATAGGGACGTTTGCGCGGCCGTGTGCGAGAATGACGGCGGTCGCACCGTGCGGCACCCGTCACAGGGTGTGACCCGACGACGTTCTCGCCGTGCTGGTCCGTCCAGCTCGGCACGTGGGATGAAGGTCGTCACCAGACCGCGACGCGGCCCGGGGAGTCGGTGACAGAGGCCCCCCGCGTACCTCCTGGGAGACCGGGTGGGCGAGGGCCCCGCGACCGCGGCAGGTGACCGACACGCTTCCCGCGACGCAGCAGCGGAGGGGTCGCCGCCACCTACAGGCTTTGCGTCAGGCTCCTGGACACTCGGGGCCCGGCGTCCTACACCCCGGTGCCAGGCACCGGTCGAGGAGCTCACGTGCTCGACGACACCACTCCCGCTGACGAGAACGTCACTACCCCCGCCTCGGCGGAGGAGCCGCAGGCCCCGGCGGCGAAGAAGGCCCCCGCGAAGCGGGCAGCCGCGAAGAAGGCTCCGGCCAAGAAGGCCGCCGCCAAGCGCACCACCAAGAAGGCGGCGGCTCCCGCCGCCGAGACGACCGAGGCGCCCGAGGCTGCCGCAGCCGAGCCCACTGCCGAGCCCGCTGCCGAGGCTCCTGCTGCCGGCGAGACCGCCGAGGCCGCGCCCGCCAAGAAGGCCGTCGCGAAGCGCACCCGCAAGGCCCCGGCCAAGAAGGTCGCCGCACCTGCCGAGGTCGCTGCCCCCGCCGAGAGCGCGCTCCCCGTCGACGACCAGCCCGCCGCCGCTGCGCCCGAGGCTGACGCGGCCGCCGAAGCGCCTGCCGAGAAGCCGGCCAAGAAGGCTGCCGCCAAGCGCACCGCCGCGAAGAAGACCGCCAAGAAGGCTCCGGCCAAGAAGGCCGCTGCTGCCCAGGTCGCCCCTGACGCTGCTGCGCCCGCTGCTGAGGCGGACGCCGCGCCCGCCGCCGACGCCGCCGAGGGGGCCAGCGACACCCTGCCCCTCTTCCAGGCTCCCGAGCCGGCGAAGAAGGCGGCCGCCAAGCGCACCCGCAAGCGCGCCGTCAAGGCCGTCGAGGTCGCGCCGGAGGTGACCGAGGAGGTCGCCGAGGAGGAGACCGACGAGGCTGCTGCCCGCGAGGTCGGCGCCGAGGCCGCTGGGGCCGAGACGGCCGAGGCGGCCGACGAGGCTGCCGAGGCTGCTGACTCCGCCGAGGCCGGTGACGAGTCCGACGACAACGGCGACGAGGACGGCGAGGGCACCCCGAGCCGCCGTCGCCGTCGCCGCGGTGGCCGTCGTCGCCGCAAGTCGGGCGACTCCTCCGCCGAGAACGGTGACGACAACGGCGACGAGTCCGACGCCGAGGGTGACAGCAGCTCCGACGAGAGCGGCGACAAGTCCGCCGACGACAAGTCCGACTCCGACGACTCCGATGACGAGGGCGGCTCCTCGAGCTCGCGCCGCCGTCGCCGTCGCCGCCGCTCGGGCGACTCCGACTCCGGCTCCAGCGACGACCCGGAGAACACCGTCACCCGGGTCCGTTCCTCGCG includes these proteins:
- a CDS encoding MFS transporter — encoded protein: MLAFALVGAAAPWLARTVGLHRVLFLSLVSVVAGLTLRALTGDQVLFLLFTLLAVSGMACANVLTPSLVKLHFPRRIGTATALYTTAMAVGLTLAFTATVPVSDALGSWRWGLGLWAVLAALAALPWISLMVHDRRPEERAATITFGQVARTPLGWALAGFFGVQSALAYTMFGWFAQLWRDNGYSATEAGLFVGVIAAVGIPLSLVLPTLVGRVHDQRPLMLAVMACYPVAFVGLLVLPERVAPLWAALSGVGAMTFPLILVLISLRARTPEGTAALSGFAQSVGYLIAAPGPFVVGLVHGATDGWTWPLVLMLGLLVPLVALGMYVGRPMRLEDQIAARAARAARAA
- a CDS encoding TIGR03936 family radical SAM-associated protein; translation: MAARPGYRVAVPRTQPEQQAPPVQRLRVRYAKRGRLRFTSHRDFSRAFERAIFRARLPMAYSSGFNPHPRISYAGAAPTGSASEAEYLEIGLAQVLDPAEVHRMLDESLPDGLDVLEVVESPGGSLADLLQASRWRITLPGAGDLNGLVEAFLAAETVTVERMTKKGLREFDARAAVLSLEAQTSGDVTVLDVVIEHVVPAVRPDDVLTALASVGEFPTGIVPLLTRVAQGPLERATGTVRDPLTPAS